A part of Aegilops tauschii subsp. strangulata cultivar AL8/78 chromosome 2, Aet v6.0, whole genome shotgun sequence genomic DNA contains:
- the LOC109746303 gene encoding probable metal-nicotianamine transporter YSL6 isoform X4 encodes MPPWREQLTVRGVVVSAILGVLFCLITHKLNLTVGIIPSLNVAAGLLAYFLVRTWTAALNMFGIVSKPFTKQENTVIQTCVVACYGLATSGGFGSYMLAMDQKTYELIGTNYPGNRAVDVKNPSLSWMIGFMFVVSFLGIFILVALRKVMVLNYKLTYPRGTATAMFINSVHTATGDELVEKQVSCLGKYLSGSFLWHCFKWFFSGVGDSCGFDNFPSLGLAAFKNTFYFDFSPTYIGCGLICPHIVNCSALLGAIISWGFLWPYISTKAGEWYPANLGSNDFKGLYGYKVFISVSLILGDGVYNLIKIIYASIKKIMKAHAEKGRLPLVWVQDGNAILLLYPEKLLNEVFLKDSIPLWLAGSCYVGLAAISTATVPMMFPQLKWYLVLIAYVFAPLLAFCNSYGTGLIDWNLASTYGKIGVFIFASWVGRHGGVIAGLAACGVMMPIVSTAGDLMHDFKTSYLTLSSPNSMFVSQLIGTSLGCVIAPLTFWIYWTSFDVGNPDGIFKAPYAIIFREMSIMGVEGCSVLPQHCLAICSFFFFAAIAIKLMQDVTPNSVSKFIPLPMAMGVPFYIGANFAIDMFVGTVILFVWERVNRKESEEFVGAVASGLICGDGIWSVPSAILSILRIDPPMCMYFKPSLTYG; translated from the exons ATGCCGCCGTGGCGGGAGCAGCTGACGGTGCGGGGTGTAGTGGTGAGCGCCATCCTTGGGGTGCTCTTCTGCCTCATCACGCACAAGCTCAACCTCACGGTGGGGATCATTCCTTCGCTCAACGTCGCCGCGGGCCTGCTCGCCTACTTCCTCGTGCGGACCTGGACTGCGGCGCTGAACATGTTCGGCATCGTCTCCAAGCCCTTCACCAAGCAAGAGAACACCGTCATCCAGACATGCGTCGTCGCGTGCTACGGCCTCGCCACCAGCG GGGGTTTCGGATCGTATATGCTTGCAATGGATCAAAAAACTTATGAGCTTATCGGGACTAATTATCCTGGTAATAGGGCAGTGGATGTCAAGAATCCCTCACTTAGTTGGATGATCGGCTTCATGTTTGTAGTTAGCTTCCTTGGTATTTTTATTCTCGTTGCCCTGCGCAAG GTGATGGTGTTAAACTATAAGCTAACCTATCCTAGAGGAACCGccaccgctatgttcataaacaGCGTCCACACTGCTACCGGAGACGAGTTAGTGGA AAAACAAGTTAGTTGTCTTGGAAAGTATTTGAGCGGAAGTTTTCTTTGGCACTGCTTTAAATGGTTCTTCAGTGGTGTTGGTGATTCTTGTGGCTTCGACAATTTCCCTTCTCTGGGCCTTGCGGCATTTAAGAACAC GTTTTATTTTGACTTCAGTCCAACCTATATTGGATGTGGTCTTATATGTCCACATATAGTTAACTGCTCTGCACTCCTTGGAGCCATCATATCCTGGGGATTTCTTTGGCCATATATATCCACAAAAGCTGGGGAGTGGTATCCAGCTAACCTTGGAAGCAACGACTTCAAAGGACTCTATGGGTACAAG GTTTTCATATCCGTATCCTTGATACTTGGCGATGGTGTTTATAACCTCATCAAAATCATTTATGCTTCCATCAAGAAAATAATGAAAGCCCACGCAGAGAAAGGAAGACTTCCCCTTGTTTGGGTTCAAGATGGTAATGCCATTTTATTATTGTACCCA GAAAAGCTTTTAAATGAGGTCTTTCTAAAAGACAGTATCCCTCTGTGGTTGGCGGGATCTTGTTATGTGGGCCTTGCAGCAATTTCAACTGCAACTGTACCAATGATGTTCCCACAACTCAAGTGGTACCTTGTCCTCATTGCTTATGTTTTTGCTCCTCTACTTGCCTTCTGCAACTCATACGGCACCGGCCTAATAGACTGGAACCTTGCATCAACATATGGAAAGATTGGTGTTTTCATTTTTGCCTCATGGGTTGGCCGACATGGTGGTGTGATCGCCGGCTTAGCAGCTTGTGGTGTTATGATGCCCATAGTATCCACAGCTGGTGATCTCATGCATGACTTCAAGACTAGTTACCTGACACTCTCTTCTCCAAACTCCATGTTTGTGTCACAGTTGATTGGGACTTCCCTTGGATGCGTCATTGCTCCTCTAACCTTTTGGATTTACTGGACATCCTTTGATGTTGGCAATCCTGATGGCATATTCAAAGCTCCATATGCCATCATCTTCCGTGAGATGTCAATCATGGGTGTCGAAGGATGCTCGGTGTTGCCACAACATTGCCTTGCAATAtgctctttcttcttctttgcagccATAGCAATCAAGCTCATGCAGGATGTCACCCCAAACAGTGTGTCCAAATTCATCCCACTACCGATGGCCATGGGTGTTCCATTCTACATTGGGGCAAATTTTGCGATCGACATGTTTGTTGGGACTGTCATCTTGTTTGTCTGGGAGAGGGTGAACCGTAAGGAGTCAGAGGAGTTTGTGGGTGCGGTTGCTTCTGGTTTGATCTGCGGTGATGGCATCTGGAGTGTTCCTTCTGCAATATTGTCCATCCTGAGGATTGACCCACcgatgtgcatgtatttcaagcCTTCTTTAACCTATGGCTGA
- the LOC109746303 gene encoding probable metal-nicotianamine transporter YSL6 isoform X1, with product MPPWREQLTVRGVVVSAILGVLFCLITHKLNLTVGIIPSLNVAAGLLAYFLVRTWTAALNMFGIVSKPFTKQENTVIQTCVVACYGLATSGGFGSYMLAMDQKTYELIGTNYPGNRAVDVKNPSLSWMIGFMFVVSFLGIFILVALRKVMVLNYKLTYPRGTATAMFINSVHTATGDELVEKQVSCLGKYLSGSFLWHCFKWFFSGVGDSCGFDNFPSLGLAAFKNTFYFDFSPTYIGCGLICPHIVNCSALLGAIISWGFLWPYISTKAGEWYPANLGSNDFKGLYGYKVFISVSLILGDGVYNLIKIIYASIKKIMKAHAEKGRLPLVWVQDGNAILLLYPVDLTTYHVFWLSSCFPFIIADDNISKLSVEEKLLNEVFLKDSIPLWLAGSCYVGLAAISTATVPMMFPQLKWYLVLIAYVFAPLLAFCNSYGTGLIDWNLASTYGKIGVFIFASWVGRHGGVIAGLAACGVMMPIVSTAGDLMHDFKTSYLTLSSPNSMFVSQLIGTSLGCVIAPLTFWIYWTSFDVGNPDGIFKAPYAIIFREMSIMGVEGCSVLPQHCLAICSFFFFAAIAIKLMQDVTPNSVSKFIPLPMAMGVPFYIGANFAIDMFVGTVILFVWERVNRKESEEFVGAVASGLICGDGIWSVPSAILSILRIDPPMCMYFKPSLTYG from the exons ATGCCGCCGTGGCGGGAGCAGCTGACGGTGCGGGGTGTAGTGGTGAGCGCCATCCTTGGGGTGCTCTTCTGCCTCATCACGCACAAGCTCAACCTCACGGTGGGGATCATTCCTTCGCTCAACGTCGCCGCGGGCCTGCTCGCCTACTTCCTCGTGCGGACCTGGACTGCGGCGCTGAACATGTTCGGCATCGTCTCCAAGCCCTTCACCAAGCAAGAGAACACCGTCATCCAGACATGCGTCGTCGCGTGCTACGGCCTCGCCACCAGCG GGGGTTTCGGATCGTATATGCTTGCAATGGATCAAAAAACTTATGAGCTTATCGGGACTAATTATCCTGGTAATAGGGCAGTGGATGTCAAGAATCCCTCACTTAGTTGGATGATCGGCTTCATGTTTGTAGTTAGCTTCCTTGGTATTTTTATTCTCGTTGCCCTGCGCAAG GTGATGGTGTTAAACTATAAGCTAACCTATCCTAGAGGAACCGccaccgctatgttcataaacaGCGTCCACACTGCTACCGGAGACGAGTTAGTGGA AAAACAAGTTAGTTGTCTTGGAAAGTATTTGAGCGGAAGTTTTCTTTGGCACTGCTTTAAATGGTTCTTCAGTGGTGTTGGTGATTCTTGTGGCTTCGACAATTTCCCTTCTCTGGGCCTTGCGGCATTTAAGAACAC GTTTTATTTTGACTTCAGTCCAACCTATATTGGATGTGGTCTTATATGTCCACATATAGTTAACTGCTCTGCACTCCTTGGAGCCATCATATCCTGGGGATTTCTTTGGCCATATATATCCACAAAAGCTGGGGAGTGGTATCCAGCTAACCTTGGAAGCAACGACTTCAAAGGACTCTATGGGTACAAG GTTTTCATATCCGTATCCTTGATACTTGGCGATGGTGTTTATAACCTCATCAAAATCATTTATGCTTCCATCAAGAAAATAATGAAAGCCCACGCAGAGAAAGGAAGACTTCCCCTTGTTTGGGTTCAAGATGGTAATGCCATTTTATTATTGTACCCAGTTGACCTAACAACATATCATGTCTTCTGGCTCTCATCTTGTTTCCCTTTTATTATTGCAGATGATAACATTTCCAAATTATCAGTAGAGGAAAAGCTTTTAAATGAGGTCTTTCTAAAAGACAGTATCCCTCTGTGGTTGGCGGGATCTTGTTATGTGGGCCTTGCAGCAATTTCAACTGCAACTGTACCAATGATGTTCCCACAACTCAAGTGGTACCTTGTCCTCATTGCTTATGTTTTTGCTCCTCTACTTGCCTTCTGCAACTCATACGGCACCGGCCTAATAGACTGGAACCTTGCATCAACATATGGAAAGATTGGTGTTTTCATTTTTGCCTCATGGGTTGGCCGACATGGTGGTGTGATCGCCGGCTTAGCAGCTTGTGGTGTTATGATGCCCATAGTATCCACAGCTGGTGATCTCATGCATGACTTCAAGACTAGTTACCTGACACTCTCTTCTCCAAACTCCATGTTTGTGTCACAGTTGATTGGGACTTCCCTTGGATGCGTCATTGCTCCTCTAACCTTTTGGATTTACTGGACATCCTTTGATGTTGGCAATCCTGATGGCATATTCAAAGCTCCATATGCCATCATCTTCCGTGAGATGTCAATCATGGGTGTCGAAGGATGCTCGGTGTTGCCACAACATTGCCTTGCAATAtgctctttcttcttctttgcagccATAGCAATCAAGCTCATGCAGGATGTCACCCCAAACAGTGTGTCCAAATTCATCCCACTACCGATGGCCATGGGTGTTCCATTCTACATTGGGGCAAATTTTGCGATCGACATGTTTGTTGGGACTGTCATCTTGTTTGTCTGGGAGAGGGTGAACCGTAAGGAGTCAGAGGAGTTTGTGGGTGCGGTTGCTTCTGGTTTGATCTGCGGTGATGGCATCTGGAGTGTTCCTTCTGCAATATTGTCCATCCTGAGGATTGACCCACcgatgtgcatgtatttcaagcCTTCTTTAACCTATGGCTGA
- the LOC109746303 gene encoding probable metal-nicotianamine transporter YSL6 isoform X2: MGSEADAAEMTGPLLAGAPSAVEAMPPWREQLTVRGVVVSAILGVLFCLITHKLNLTVGIIPSLNVAAGLLAYFLVRTWTAALNMFGIVSKPFTKQENTVIQTCVVACYGLATSGGFGSYMLAMDQKTYELIGTNYPGNRAVDVKNPSLSWMIGFMFVVSFLGIFILVALRKVMVLNYKLTYPRGTATAMFINSVHTATGDELVEKQVSCLGKYLSGSFLWHCFKWFFSGVGDSCGFDNFPSLGLAAFKNTFYFDFSPTYIGCGLICPHIVNCSALLGAIISWGFLWPYISTKAGEWYPANLGSNDFKGLYGYKVFISVSLILGDGVYNLIKIIYASIKKIMKAHAEKGRLPLVWVQDDDNISKLSVEEKLLNEVFLKDSIPLWLAGSCYVGLAAISTATVPMMFPQLKWYLVLIAYVFAPLLAFCNSYGTGLIDWNLASTYGKIGVFIFASWVGRHGGVIAGLAACGVMMPIVSTAGDLMHDFKTSYLTLSSPNSMFVSQLIGTSLGCVIAPLTFWIYWTSFDVGNPDGIFKAPYAIIFREMSIMGVEGCSVLPQHCLAICSFFFFAAIAIKLMQDVTPNSVSKFIPLPMAMGVPFYIGANFAIDMFVGTVILFVWERVNRKESEEFVGAVASGLICGDGIWSVPSAILSILRIDPPMCMYFKPSLTYG, encoded by the exons ATGGGATCGGAGGCGGATGCGGCGGAGATGACCGGCCCCCTCCTTGCCGGCGCGCCATCGGCGGTGGAGGCGATGCCGCCGTGGCGGGAGCAGCTGACGGTGCGGGGTGTAGTGGTGAGCGCCATCCTTGGGGTGCTCTTCTGCCTCATCACGCACAAGCTCAACCTCACGGTGGGGATCATTCCTTCGCTCAACGTCGCCGCGGGCCTGCTCGCCTACTTCCTCGTGCGGACCTGGACTGCGGCGCTGAACATGTTCGGCATCGTCTCCAAGCCCTTCACCAAGCAAGAGAACACCGTCATCCAGACATGCGTCGTCGCGTGCTACGGCCTCGCCACCAGCG GGGGTTTCGGATCGTATATGCTTGCAATGGATCAAAAAACTTATGAGCTTATCGGGACTAATTATCCTGGTAATAGGGCAGTGGATGTCAAGAATCCCTCACTTAGTTGGATGATCGGCTTCATGTTTGTAGTTAGCTTCCTTGGTATTTTTATTCTCGTTGCCCTGCGCAAG GTGATGGTGTTAAACTATAAGCTAACCTATCCTAGAGGAACCGccaccgctatgttcataaacaGCGTCCACACTGCTACCGGAGACGAGTTAGTGGA AAAACAAGTTAGTTGTCTTGGAAAGTATTTGAGCGGAAGTTTTCTTTGGCACTGCTTTAAATGGTTCTTCAGTGGTGTTGGTGATTCTTGTGGCTTCGACAATTTCCCTTCTCTGGGCCTTGCGGCATTTAAGAACAC GTTTTATTTTGACTTCAGTCCAACCTATATTGGATGTGGTCTTATATGTCCACATATAGTTAACTGCTCTGCACTCCTTGGAGCCATCATATCCTGGGGATTTCTTTGGCCATATATATCCACAAAAGCTGGGGAGTGGTATCCAGCTAACCTTGGAAGCAACGACTTCAAAGGACTCTATGGGTACAAG GTTTTCATATCCGTATCCTTGATACTTGGCGATGGTGTTTATAACCTCATCAAAATCATTTATGCTTCCATCAAGAAAATAATGAAAGCCCACGCAGAGAAAGGAAGACTTCCCCTTGTTTGGGTTCAAGATG ATGATAACATTTCCAAATTATCAGTAGAGGAAAAGCTTTTAAATGAGGTCTTTCTAAAAGACAGTATCCCTCTGTGGTTGGCGGGATCTTGTTATGTGGGCCTTGCAGCAATTTCAACTGCAACTGTACCAATGATGTTCCCACAACTCAAGTGGTACCTTGTCCTCATTGCTTATGTTTTTGCTCCTCTACTTGCCTTCTGCAACTCATACGGCACCGGCCTAATAGACTGGAACCTTGCATCAACATATGGAAAGATTGGTGTTTTCATTTTTGCCTCATGGGTTGGCCGACATGGTGGTGTGATCGCCGGCTTAGCAGCTTGTGGTGTTATGATGCCCATAGTATCCACAGCTGGTGATCTCATGCATGACTTCAAGACTAGTTACCTGACACTCTCTTCTCCAAACTCCATGTTTGTGTCACAGTTGATTGGGACTTCCCTTGGATGCGTCATTGCTCCTCTAACCTTTTGGATTTACTGGACATCCTTTGATGTTGGCAATCCTGATGGCATATTCAAAGCTCCATATGCCATCATCTTCCGTGAGATGTCAATCATGGGTGTCGAAGGATGCTCGGTGTTGCCACAACATTGCCTTGCAATAtgctctttcttcttctttgcagccATAGCAATCAAGCTCATGCAGGATGTCACCCCAAACAGTGTGTCCAAATTCATCCCACTACCGATGGCCATGGGTGTTCCATTCTACATTGGGGCAAATTTTGCGATCGACATGTTTGTTGGGACTGTCATCTTGTTTGTCTGGGAGAGGGTGAACCGTAAGGAGTCAGAGGAGTTTGTGGGTGCGGTTGCTTCTGGTTTGATCTGCGGTGATGGCATCTGGAGTGTTCCTTCTGCAATATTGTCCATCCTGAGGATTGACCCACcgatgtgcatgtatttcaagcCTTCTTTAACCTATGGCTGA
- the LOC109746303 gene encoding probable metal-nicotianamine transporter YSL6 isoform X3 — MPPWREQLTVRGVVVSAILGVLFCLITHKLNLTVGIIPSLNVAAGLLAYFLVRTWTAALNMFGIVSKPFTKQENTVIQTCVVACYGLATSGGFGSYMLAMDQKTYELIGTNYPGNRAVDVKNPSLSWMIGFMFVVSFLGIFILVALRKVMVLNYKLTYPRGTATAMFINSVHTATGDELVEKQVSCLGKYLSGSFLWHCFKWFFSGVGDSCGFDNFPSLGLAAFKNTFYFDFSPTYIGCGLICPHIVNCSALLGAIISWGFLWPYISTKAGEWYPANLGSNDFKGLYGYKVRWRKILTVFISVSLILGDGVYNLIKIIYASIKKIMKAHAEKGRLPLVWVQDDDNISKLSVEEKLLNEVFLKDSIPLWLAGSCYVGLAAISTATVPMMFPQLKWYLVLIAYVFAPLLAFCNSYGTGLIDWNLASTYGKIGVFIFASWVGRHGGVIAGLAACGVMMPIVSTAGDLMHDFKTSYLTLSSPNSMFVSQLIGTSLGCVIAPLTFWIYWTSFDVGNPDGIFKAPYAIIFREMSIMGVEGCSVLPQHCLAICSFFFFAAIAIKLMQDVTPNSVSKFIPLPMAMGVPFYIGANFAIDMFVGTVILFVWERVNRKESEEFVGAVASGLICGDGIWSVPSAILSILRIDPPMCMYFKPSLTYG, encoded by the exons ATGCCGCCGTGGCGGGAGCAGCTGACGGTGCGGGGTGTAGTGGTGAGCGCCATCCTTGGGGTGCTCTTCTGCCTCATCACGCACAAGCTCAACCTCACGGTGGGGATCATTCCTTCGCTCAACGTCGCCGCGGGCCTGCTCGCCTACTTCCTCGTGCGGACCTGGACTGCGGCGCTGAACATGTTCGGCATCGTCTCCAAGCCCTTCACCAAGCAAGAGAACACCGTCATCCAGACATGCGTCGTCGCGTGCTACGGCCTCGCCACCAGCG GGGGTTTCGGATCGTATATGCTTGCAATGGATCAAAAAACTTATGAGCTTATCGGGACTAATTATCCTGGTAATAGGGCAGTGGATGTCAAGAATCCCTCACTTAGTTGGATGATCGGCTTCATGTTTGTAGTTAGCTTCCTTGGTATTTTTATTCTCGTTGCCCTGCGCAAG GTGATGGTGTTAAACTATAAGCTAACCTATCCTAGAGGAACCGccaccgctatgttcataaacaGCGTCCACACTGCTACCGGAGACGAGTTAGTGGA AAAACAAGTTAGTTGTCTTGGAAAGTATTTGAGCGGAAGTTTTCTTTGGCACTGCTTTAAATGGTTCTTCAGTGGTGTTGGTGATTCTTGTGGCTTCGACAATTTCCCTTCTCTGGGCCTTGCGGCATTTAAGAACAC GTTTTATTTTGACTTCAGTCCAACCTATATTGGATGTGGTCTTATATGTCCACATATAGTTAACTGCTCTGCACTCCTTGGAGCCATCATATCCTGGGGATTTCTTTGGCCATATATATCCACAAAAGCTGGGGAGTGGTATCCAGCTAACCTTGGAAGCAACGACTTCAAAGGACTCTATGGGTACAAGGTACGGTGGCGAAAGATTCTAACT GTTTTCATATCCGTATCCTTGATACTTGGCGATGGTGTTTATAACCTCATCAAAATCATTTATGCTTCCATCAAGAAAATAATGAAAGCCCACGCAGAGAAAGGAAGACTTCCCCTTGTTTGGGTTCAAGATG ATGATAACATTTCCAAATTATCAGTAGAGGAAAAGCTTTTAAATGAGGTCTTTCTAAAAGACAGTATCCCTCTGTGGTTGGCGGGATCTTGTTATGTGGGCCTTGCAGCAATTTCAACTGCAACTGTACCAATGATGTTCCCACAACTCAAGTGGTACCTTGTCCTCATTGCTTATGTTTTTGCTCCTCTACTTGCCTTCTGCAACTCATACGGCACCGGCCTAATAGACTGGAACCTTGCATCAACATATGGAAAGATTGGTGTTTTCATTTTTGCCTCATGGGTTGGCCGACATGGTGGTGTGATCGCCGGCTTAGCAGCTTGTGGTGTTATGATGCCCATAGTATCCACAGCTGGTGATCTCATGCATGACTTCAAGACTAGTTACCTGACACTCTCTTCTCCAAACTCCATGTTTGTGTCACAGTTGATTGGGACTTCCCTTGGATGCGTCATTGCTCCTCTAACCTTTTGGATTTACTGGACATCCTTTGATGTTGGCAATCCTGATGGCATATTCAAAGCTCCATATGCCATCATCTTCCGTGAGATGTCAATCATGGGTGTCGAAGGATGCTCGGTGTTGCCACAACATTGCCTTGCAATAtgctctttcttcttctttgcagccATAGCAATCAAGCTCATGCAGGATGTCACCCCAAACAGTGTGTCCAAATTCATCCCACTACCGATGGCCATGGGTGTTCCATTCTACATTGGGGCAAATTTTGCGATCGACATGTTTGTTGGGACTGTCATCTTGTTTGTCTGGGAGAGGGTGAACCGTAAGGAGTCAGAGGAGTTTGTGGGTGCGGTTGCTTCTGGTTTGATCTGCGGTGATGGCATCTGGAGTGTTCCTTCTGCAATATTGTCCATCCTGAGGATTGACCCACcgatgtgcatgtatttcaagcCTTCTTTAACCTATGGCTGA
- the LOC109746301 gene encoding elongation factor 1-alpha has translation MGKEKIHISIVVIGHVDSGKSTTTGHLIYKLGGIDKRVIERFEKEAAEMNKRSFKYAWVLDKLKAERERGITIDIALWKFETTKYSCTVIDAPGHRDFIKNMITGTSQADCAVLIIDSTTGGFEAGISKDGQTREHALLAFTLGVKQMICCCNKMDATTPKYSKARYEEIVKEVSSYLKKVGYNPDKVPFVPISGFEGDNMIERSTNLDWYKGPTLLEALDQINEPKRPSDKPLRLPLQDVYKIGGIGTVPVGRVETGVIKPGMVVTFGPTGLTTEVKSVEMHHESLLEALPGDNVGFNVKNVAVKDLKRGYVASNSKDDPAKEAANFTAQVIIMNHPGQISNGYAPVLDCHTSHIAVKFAEIQTKIDRRSGKEIEAAPKFLKNGDAGFVKMIPTKPMVVETFAQYPPLGRFAVRDMRQTVAVGVIKAVEKKDPTGAKVTKAAAKKK, from the exons ATGGGCAAGGAGAAGATCCACATCAGCATTGTGGTCATTGGCCATGTCGACTCTGGCAAGTCAACCACGACTGGCCACCTCATCTACAAGCTTGGAGGCATTGACAAGCGTGTGATCGAGAGGTTCGAGAAGGAAGCCGCTGAGATGAACAAGAGGTCTTTCAAGTACGCCTGGGTGCTTGACAAGCTCAAGGCTGAGCGTGAGAGGGGTATCACCATTGATATCGCTCTGTGGAAGTTCGAGACCACCAAGTACTCGTGCACTGTCATTGATGCTCCTGGTCACCGTGATTTCATCAAGAACATGATCACTGGGACCTCCCAGGCTGACTGTGCTGTGCTTATCATTGACTCCACCACTGGTGGTTTTGAGGCTGGTATCTCCAAGGATGGCCAGACCCGTGAGCACGCTCTCCTTGCTTTCACTCTTGGTGTGAAGCAGATGATCTGCTGCTGCAACAAG ATGGATGCCACCACTCCCAAGTACTCGAAGGCCCGTTATGAAGAAATTGTCAAGGAAGTCTCTTCATACCTGAAGAAGGTCGGTTACAACCCTGACAAGGTTCCCTTCGTTCCCATCTCTGGGTTCGAGGGCGACAACATGATTGAGAGGTCCACCAACCTTGACTGGTACAAGGGCCCCACCCTTCTTGAGGCCCTGGACCAGATCAATGAGCCCAAGAGGCCCTCCGACAAGCCCCTGCGTCTTCCCCTTCAGGATGTGTACAAGATTGGCGGCATTGGAACTGTGCCAGTGGGGCGTGTTGAGACTGGAGTCATCAAGCCAGGCATGGTTGTCACCTTTGGTCCTACTGGCCTGACCACTGAGGTGAAGTCCGTTGAGATGCACCATGAGTCTCTCCTGGAGGCTCTTCCTGGTGACAATGTCGGCTTCAACGTCAAGAACGTGGCTGTCAAGGATCTCAAGCGAGGGTACGTCGCTTCCAACTCCAAGGACGACCCTGCCAAGGAGGCTGCCAACTTCACCGCCCAGGTCATCATCATGAACCACCCTGGCCAGATCAGCAACGGCTATGCCCCGGTGCTGGACTGCCACACGTCCCACATCGCTGTCAAGTTTGCTGAGATCCAGACCAAGATCGACCGGCGGTCTGGCAAGGAGATTGAGGCGGCGCCCAAGTTCCTCAAGAACGGTGATGCCGGGTTCGTCAAGATGATCCCCACCAAGCCCATGGTGGTGGAGACCTTTGCCCAGTACCCTCCCCTGGGCCGCTTTGCTGTGCGCGACATGAGGCAGACGGTTGCCGTGGGCGTTATCAAGGCCGTGGAGAAGAAGGATCCGACCGGCGCCAAGGTGACCAAGGCTGCGGCCAAGAAGAAATGA